CTTCAATGGAATAAAGCGCTTTTTTCAGCACACACTTGACAAGGAAGCAAGTAACGAGAAGGTGTTATATGTCAAAAGATAATGGAAAAAGTTAGGTGAAATGATCCACACGCCAAAGGTCCGGTTTTATTCGTACAAGCACTAGGTAGCAGCAGTGTACAGTGTCGATGGAAAGATATGTACTTTGTTTCAATTGCACTTTTTATAGACAGTACCATTAGGAAACCGAGCGGACGCGATCTGGCCCATGACAAGAACAGAACCTTTTGATAAGGCTTCTGCAACAATCATTGGCAGGCGACACATGCAGGCGGAACTATAGACGGAGGGCTGGTTTTACtttcctttccatttttttccccctaaagaGCGTCATGTCGCTACAGTAAATGGAAAGATGGGGCTCATTTTCTAGATGTACTGTAGTATATTTACACTTCCTCCAGAGTTGTATGGCAGATGAGCATTTACTGTGTGTGGATGTCAATCTACTGTCCGACATGTTTGGCAAGAACTCATTTTTTAGCTTCAATATCATTAAACTTCCTATTACCagcaagtgtgtgtttgtgtcattCTTAAATGTGTTAAGGCACAGCAAGTGAAACTAAACTGGAATAGTTGGGGGGAAATAGAGACAGAATAACGGACTGTTTTCTCTACTAGCATCGGCGTTAAAAGAGCAGTTGTAtgtgtaaatatttaaattgcTAGTTATGGATTCagctttaaaataataacatcTGCTCTTATATCAGGATGTTGTATTTTCCTTGAATGTGCAGCAGGGGTCTCTGCCTTCTTATGGTAGATTAAGTAGCTGCCTGGACATGACTGACTGACTGTACACTATATGGATGGAAGGTCTTTTGTAATTACTATTGGGGAGTTTGAGTCTCACACCAAAGCTTTTGGGTTAGAGGGGTCCAGATgtatccatgtttttttctttctgtaggTGCTTAAACCATTGCCAAGAGTCCTTGAAGCATGTTGATAAACTATCATCGAGACAAAAATCCAATGAATAGCTTTAGGCATGGGAAATAAAGCTATTTGTTCAATCTGAATCGATATGGTGATAATTTCAGCACAATCGTCTCACTTGATTGCAATGGAAAATGTTGATCAATCATAGATCCAATGTTTAACCACCAACAATTGTTAAAATGACTCTTTATGGCTTGAATTGTATGTGACAGGGTTAAATGTGCACAGTAAATCATATTGAAATCAGTCAAAGGGCCTCGACTTCAAGCAGACGTTGAAAGATGTCGCTGATATGGCCCCGATCGAGTTCCTAACTGAAAACCCAGTGTTTTTTACAACAGACATAGTTAAAATTTGATTGGGGGCAGGGATTGGAAGTTACAAGCAGAGAGTGAAGAAACATTGTTGTAACTAACATGTTGTCAAATAAGTGTGTGCTCTGTGACAAAGAGCCATGCAGTTTGACGAGTTATTACTCATCacaaactgtattaaaaggcaaaaaataaataaaatctgatgagatattttataaaaataccTATTTCTCTACAACCTTAACGATGTATTAAATATGGCCAGGTGCCATTGAAAGCTCTCTAAGCATGCACGTGGTCGTAGCTATGTATGGGCGTCCGTGTTTAAGGCCGACTGGGGAGTCGTTTAAATAGCTGAAGAAAGGTCTAGGTGGGACTCGTAAGCACGACGGAGTAAGGTGCTCCCTCCAATTGCGGCGTGGCCCATTGCAGGATCCCTCACGTCCAAATGCGTTATTTTAGTGTTTCTTTTCACCAATGTGCCACAGGTTCACTGTCTGTTCCATGTTGATAAATCCAGGGTTTTTCCGCAGCTCCCAGTATGTGTTGTTAGAGACCCATCGTTCCCTGTGATTAGTGTCAACCACCTTCCTGCAACAAGAAAAGTCAAGTGGAGtatcaaaaataatgaaatatgcaTTGGCGGTCATTCAAGGCAATAGATGTATTTTGCAGACCTTTAATGAAAaaaggatggagaaaaaaagctcagtttttgttgtcgtttagtttcaactttgttggatgttttgtgtattttttaatgaaactacTCTTAAAAGGGCTAAATTGTCAATCGTaaattaacataaaaaatggaaatgaacaTGGAAGCTATGGCACTTTGAATGAGTGTGCATAGTTCATGTCTTACTTGAAGAAACACGGCTCCTGTTTGACATTATTCTCTTCATTCCACTTCCTCCTGGTCCTCTGCAAGTCTTCGATTCGCTGTTTCTCGGAGGCAGCCAGCTCCACGTTTCCCTCTTCGAGGTGTCTATTGTGTGGTAGAGCACACATTTATTGACTAACATTTCCCACCGCTTTGCAGAGTTTGCTCGTCGGTGCGCCCGTGACCTTTGATCGGGTCTGAAGCGTGCGTCCGTTCGCGGCAGGACGTCCTTCAACTCGGGACAGAGCTCGTTGAGTTCAGTGGCAAACCTAGTGAAGCCGTAGTATAGCTCGTAGTTTGTCGGCATGGAGCCTGGAGGAAATGCAACACCATCAAATGTTCAGTAGGAGTCGGGAAAGAGAACTGCTGCAAAATCCATGAGAAATTGACAGCCTCTCCAAAAAGTTTGACGATGCTTACCCGGTCTCCAGATACATTTGGCAGAAGGTGGGACGCCGCAGTATAGTCCTTCGTGCCATTTCCCGAAAAGCCTGTGGATAACTTTCCCTTCTTGGTCCATTACAAATCCTTGAATCTCGTTCACATTCGAACTCCAGTAGTTGCCCTAAAAGAAGTATAATCACTATTCAGTGTATGTAGTCCAGGTGAGCCAGCTTGAAACTTGTAATTACCTTGACAAAAGTGAGTTTGCAGAGACAAGCGCTGCTTTTCGTGTTTCTGATGGTGATCTCGCCATAGTGTTCGATCCAACGCCGGCCGCTAAGGATGTTGTGCACGCATGTGGTGACTTTGTTCCATTCGTAGTGATCTGCAAACCTgatcattaaaaacaatgaaaaatggaTATTTTCATCCATTCAGCCTTAAGTTAGGTCAATTGAGATCTTTTCAATGGCACcttgtttacaaaaaaacaatgtacagACATTACAACCTAATCAAGGCTCACAATCACATATAGACTGCAAAACACCTAAAATTGagtttttaaagtcatttaaatatattctaaatagtataatataatgtaatatggAAGTGTTTAATGAATCTGTAGAAAGATGTTTCAGATGAGGTTGTGTATTCAATTCAATAGctctacattttaaaattcatgCATTAATTATATTCAGAGGTAAAAATAGTTGCACCACTAGAGGCTTATTACTCCCACAACTGTGCATATCGGATGTTTGCAATGCAGTCTATGGAGCTGTGAAGACTTGAATCCAAACCACATAGAAAAATAGACCATGTCGGACTGCTGTGTTATGGTTTTTCTTTGACCCAATATGAATGTTACCTTGGAAGCACAAGGCTCACTGTCCCCACTGGTAATATCTCCATGGATTTTCCCCAGAATTTGTTTTTCCATCTGACATCTATGGGAAGAAAAATAGTGAAGCATTAGTGTATGAGAATCCAAATGCATCATACTCTGGATCGAGGACTAGTAATGTCCCGAGACTAGCCAGGGCTAATCTATATTATCAGTGAAAATGTCCCATTTAGTGTAGTGCAGAACTACCTTGCCAGAAGCTAAAGTTCTTGGATTCACAGTGGCAGGCGGAGATGGGAGGGTGGTGGCTGACCTTGAGAAAAGAAATCAAAATTGACATTGTCAACCTGAACTATACAAAATGGGAAATGTCCATTTGTGAATGTGAAGCTTTGCAAGTGACTGTACCTGTTCAGAGAAAAAACAGAAACCCTTGTCTTCTCGTATACATTCGTATGTCTCTCCAAGGAGGGGGTTAAATGGCTTACTTCCGGCTCTGTAGTAGGTGGACGAGTATCCTGAGACAGCAAAGGCAGCCACTAGAACCTGTCAGAAGCAAAACAATGCCACTATTGACAGCAAGCAGAAGGCAGTGGTCTCTCGTCATCACCGGCAGGCTTAAAAGAGTTTTACCATGCGTTCAAATGGGTCCTCCGTTTCGGAAGCCTTGTCCAGCAGCTCGCTGTACTCTAGCTCTTCGCACATGCGCTGCAGCGTATTGAGAGGCTCATTGAGCTCAACGGGCATGGAGACTTTGGACAGGTCCTTGCCGATGTTGTTACGCAAGATGTTCCACAGGTTGATGTTGCCAGTGTCGGGACACGGTGCCGGTAGGCAGTTCCGCCGCCCGTTGCGGAAGGCGCACCCGGCAAAGTCTCCGTTGGCCACTGAGAAGTGAAAACATCTCATGAGGCTTTTTGCTTTAGGGATGCCTTTGGGATGCTGTTTAATcatagtattgttattttgatttgagtCAATAATTAACCTTAAATTCTCAAGATTGTCAATGGCAACATTTCTGTCAtcaaaataatgttaataattGAACATCTCAATGAAATTCATACATATTAAAATTCCCCCACATGTAAAATATTACATCTCACCATACAATGAATGTACACGTCAGATATAgttattccaaagacatgactACTAAGGAGCTACCGCTGATGCTGCGTCTAAGGTAGTGTGGGATTTGACAGAGATGAAAGAGGGAGATCCCACCCCTCCCACACATAAATCCCAAGAAAAGATCTTGGCACAGAGCAGCCAAGCAAAGTCCCACCACGACGATAAATGAGATCTCCAAGCGTGAGTCAGTGTTTCGCTTTCTCAGAGTCCTCCGTCACATTATTTTGTTCAATTTCTGACTCAAAACTGGAATAGAAGTTGGCGACGGCGCCCAGCCAGGTAGACCTACTTTGTCTGGAGACGTTATCGGTCACGCTGGCGTTGTCCTCCGAGATATTATCGCTCACGTCACTGACGTATGACTCATCATCTGAACCCTGAAAGGACACAGGTTTTTAGGAAAGACTCAGGATAGAGTCTGATGCAAAATGCAGCCAGGTTTGGCTATGAGTGGAAGAAacgcgccattttttttttggattagtTGACTGATTAGTTCTAAGGTCTGTAGCCAACAATGGTAGCCAAAGACTTGAGAGTCTGATATGAGTGGATGATTCTGAGGATCACAGTGTCTGTAAACCATTATTAACATAGTTGTAGACTAATGGATTAATTGGCGGCGctatggtaattttttttaaacagctaaAAGCTTAATTTTACGAAAATGTAATGGAACTAAAACAGCCAAGGAGGTATGTATGTCTCCCCTCCAATTAGCAAGCAGCTCCTCTATGATGGAGTTTCTGTTAAATCCACTATTTTAACCTCTTGAGCTGCTCTCATTAGTTGCAAAGCGGTTCGCCTTCGAGTCTCAAAATACCTCATTCTCTGACGAGCTGGCTGACAGGAGCACTTCCTGGGCATCAAAGAACTCAGAGACGGACTCCGACATGGACAGTCGGCTCTCATTAGACGCTTGCTGAGTCAGCGGGATCCCCATCTGCTCAGCAACCTGCCCAGAAAACACATGCAAACGTGAATTAATTTGATGGCGAGCTTCCATCCCTTTCTAATGACTAATTTTACTGTAATATTTATGTCAGCATCTGCACTGAATAATGACCACTTAAAACAGAATGGAGACTGATGAAAAATACATCTGTCTGTATGGCCGTTGATCAATAAGGCAGAAAAGCGATCATGCAACTACTACCTTGTCACCCTGTTGTTCCATCAATAGAGGAGCTCTAAATTAGCGTTGTCATAATGAAAACAGTTGCCTACCTCGTCAGTAGTGGAGATGATATTCACACTGACAACCTGTTCTGACAGGACAGACTCTGAGTGGATGCGGTTCAGTCTGGTTCGAAGTTCTGCGTTTTGAGACACGGCCTTGGGGGGAAAATGAATTAGGTTGTTGTGgtattcatatttcatttttttttaattcagtcatTTCAACACTAGTTCTTCATTGCAAAATTTCAGGTTTGCAATTTACCCAGGGTAATGGAAACTCAGTATCAGATTGTTTTAGTGCCCTTGAAGTAGAACTTCTGTTGATATCAAAGCTAGATCAGTGCAAGTAACTTAACTTTAATTTATCAAGTACTGAATCATATGCTGCATGTGAAGGTTCCTGGGTACTGCGACATATCCCTCTTGTCTGGAGGCGACCAACCCAGTAAAGTACCGATGCGTTTCCTTATATCTGAGAGCCACGACCAGGGTATACTGCAGGTCACATCATCCCGTAATGTTGTGTATTATGTCAAAAAGCAGCCATAGTCTGCCAATTTCCGAGCTACCCGAGTGAAACGGCCAACATGAAAACACAATGAAAGCTAAAGTGATATTGATTTGGGTCCACTGAAGTGTTAAAATGTAACTGTATAGTGACGGTTGTCTATCATTTTCCCTCAGGGCTGTTTGCCAAGAAATGTGACCTCCAGCTCTTGAACAGTGTTGTCATATAAGCTAAGCTTTTAACTAGGAAGAATGCAAAACCAATTTAGCCATTGTGATGAAACGAGTGAGGAATAGTCCAATTACAGTAAGTCACTGGGGCAGAGAAGGAAGGTCTAAGAAGAAGCAATTTAATGAAGTCTTTTCGTTACCAATTATCGTGAGAAAAGATGATTGAACGTCAACCTTCTCACACATCACTTTGTGAATAAACATAATGAACAGTGGTTAAAACTGTAGTGGTAGTATACATGTTTAAATTGGAGGTATTTTGTCAGCACTTTCTTGGCTAATCAGTGTCATACTAAGCAGACAGACACCTTTGCGCATTGAGATGAGGTCAAGCTTATTACCTGTGACAGAGACTTCCTGAGGGAATTGATCTGGGATGATTGGTGGGTCTGATCCTGGTCAGACAGGATTTGCTTGATCTTTTCTTTCTCTATGGCTACTGTGTTGAAGGCCGACTTGAGCAGTGTGTGGACTGCGCATAAACAgaaggacacaaaaaaaatggtgatcgTTCACGCGGCACAATTCTTTGACGTCAGCTGCTTTGAATCTAGTGTACCGTTCTTAAAACACATTACATAAGTGTAAGCATGAGGGGTAGTATAATGTTAGCTAACACACTGTTGGTTGGAGTTCTACAAAATGCAAGTTTCGTAGGCGTTGATGTGTCATGATGTAAAATAACTTTACGAGGGTGCGGAGGGATAACAGAGGGACGCCGTTGATGGCTGCACTATTATATAATGGAGCAATGCCTCCGAGCTTTTGCTTGCGGTCCACTGCAGCTGCACGGCATCACACATGTGAAACGCCTCACTGTTCACTGCCCCTCTACATAAAAGTAAGTACCCACATACATAGATGATAAAAGTTTGACCCATGCACTCATCACCTTACGTTCCATTGATTTCAACCATGCTATTTTGTTATTTAGATAAGCCCTGTGACTGACTTCAATAGGCTCTATCAAAGT
Above is a window of Stigmatopora nigra isolate UIUO_SnigA chromosome 11, RoL_Snig_1.1, whole genome shotgun sequence DNA encoding:
- the osbpl6 gene encoding oxysterol-binding protein-related protein 6 isoform X1, with protein sequence MSHSQHSHRGAHGRAMSSEDRSSVMLNKTSTPVHKSASSSSSSQRDSRQETDSWEIIEGLRIGQSNVQRPDKHEGFMLKKRKWPLKGWHKRFFVLDNGILKYSKSPIDIQKGKLHGSIDVGLSVMSIKKKARRIDLDTEEHIYHLKVKPQEIFDVWVSRLRYHRLYRQNEIVRSPRDPSMRTFPPSVVAESPQAASNIGHDAKQAKPCGLPWQTPVPTSSSLPVSYSNGQSKVAAWLQESEEMDKCAEDLARCQSNLTELSGLLQSLEILQRTQSAPNFADIQTACVELSKKEKRLNRRWRTKSVGKDAKFQLQVPLSSSMSPIRLHSSNPNLCAEMGDFQAPVSRLVDSVECTSDYIKLQEEFCTIAQKVHTLLKSAFNTVAIEKEKIKQILSDQDQTHQSSQINSLRKSLSQAVSQNAELRTRLNRIHSESVLSEQVVSVNIISTTDEVAEQMGIPLTQQASNESRLSMSESVSEFFDAQEVLLSASSSENEGSDDESYVSDVSDNISEDNASVTDNVSRQMANGDFAGCAFRNGRRNCLPAPCPDTGNINLWNILRNNIGKDLSKVSMPVELNEPLNTLQRMCEELEYSELLDKASETEDPFERMVLVAAFAVSGYSSTYYRAGSKPFNPLLGETYECIREDKGFCFFSEQVSHHPPISACHCESKNFSFWQDVRWKNKFWGKSMEILPVGTVSLVLPRFADHYEWNKVTTCVHNILSGRRWIEHYGEITIRNTKSSACLCKLTFVKGNYWSSNVNEIQGFVMDQEGKVIHRLFGKWHEGLYCGVPPSAKCIWRPGSMPTNYELYYGFTRFATELNELCPELKDVLPRTDARFRPDQRHLEEGNVELAASEKQRIEDLQRTRRKWNEENNVKQEPCFFKKVVDTNHRERWVSNNTYWELRKNPGFINMEQTVNLWHIGEKKH
- the osbpl6 gene encoding oxysterol-binding protein-related protein 6 isoform X2, which translates into the protein MSHSQHSHRGAHGRAMSSEDRSSVMLNKTSTPVHKSASSSSSSQRDSRQETDSWEIIEGLRIGQSNVQRPDKHEGFMLKKRKWPLKGWHKRFFVLDNGILKYSKSPIDIQKGKLHGSIDVGLSVMSIKKKARRIDLDTEEHIYHLKVKPQEIFDVWVSRLRYHRLYRQNEIVRSPRDPSMRTFPPSVVAESPQAASNIGHDAKQAKPCGLPWQTPVPTSSSLPVSYSNGQSKVAAWLQESEEMDKCAEDLARCQSNLTELSGLLQSLEILQRTQSAPNFADIQVPLSSSMSPIRLHSSNPNLCAEMGDFQAPVSRLVDSVECTSDYIKLQEEFCTIAQKVHTLLKSAFNTVAIEKEKIKQILSDQDQTHQSSQINSLRKSLSQAVSQNAELRTRLNRIHSESVLSEQVVSVNIISTTDEVAEQMGIPLTQQASNESRLSMSESVSEFFDAQEVLLSASSSENEGSDDESYVSDVSDNISEDNASVTDNVSRQMANGDFAGCAFRNGRRNCLPAPCPDTGNINLWNILRNNIGKDLSKVSMPVELNEPLNTLQRMCEELEYSELLDKASETEDPFERMVLVAAFAVSGYSSTYYRAGSKPFNPLLGETYECIREDKGFCFFSEQVSHHPPISACHCESKNFSFWQDVRWKNKFWGKSMEILPVGTVSLVLPRFADHYEWNKVTTCVHNILSGRRWIEHYGEITIRNTKSSACLCKLTFVKGNYWSSNVNEIQGFVMDQEGKVIHRLFGKWHEGLYCGVPPSAKCIWRPGSMPTNYELYYGFTRFATELNELCPELKDVLPRTDARFRPDQRHLEEGNVELAASEKQRIEDLQRTRRKWNEENNVKQEPCFFKKVVDTNHRERWVSNNTYWELRKNPGFINMEQTVNLWHIGEKKH
- the osbpl6 gene encoding oxysterol-binding protein-related protein 6 isoform X3, with amino-acid sequence MREPVEETDSWEIIEGLRIGQSNVQRPDKHEGFMLKKRKWPLKGWHKRFFVLDNGILKYSKSPIDIQKGKLHGSIDVGLSVMSIKKKARRIDLDTEEHIYHLKVKPQEIFDVWVSRLRYHRLYRQNEIVRSPRDPSMRTFPPSVVAESPQAASNIGHDAKQAKPCGLPWQTPVPTSSSLPVSYSNGQSKVAAWLQESEEMDKCAEDLARCQSNLTELSGLLQSLEILQRTQSAPNFADIQTACVELSKKEKRLNRRWRTKSVGKDAKFQLQVPLSSSMSPIRLHSSNPNLCAEMGDFQAPVSRLVDSVECTSDYIKLQEEFCTIAQKVHTLLKSAFNTVAIEKEKIKQILSDQDQTHQSSQINSLRKSLSQAVSQNAELRTRLNRIHSESVLSEQVVSVNIISTTDEVAEQMGIPLTQQASNESRLSMSESVSEFFDAQEVLLSASSSENEGSDDESYVSDVSDNISEDNASVTDNVSRQMANGDFAGCAFRNGRRNCLPAPCPDTGNINLWNILRNNIGKDLSKVSMPVELNEPLNTLQRMCEELEYSELLDKASETEDPFERMVLVAAFAVSGYSSTYYRAGSKPFNPLLGETYECIREDKGFCFFSEQVSHHPPISACHCESKNFSFWQDVRWKNKFWGKSMEILPVGTVSLVLPRFADHYEWNKVTTCVHNILSGRRWIEHYGEITIRNTKSSACLCKLTFVKGNYWSSNVNEIQGFVMDQEGKVIHRLFGKWHEGLYCGVPPSAKCIWRPGSMPTNYELYYGFTRFATELNELCPELKDVLPRTDARFRPDQRHLEEGNVELAASEKQRIEDLQRTRRKWNEENNVKQEPCFFKKVVDTNHRERWVSNNTYWELRKNPGFINMEQTVNLWHIGEKKH